The following proteins come from a genomic window of Diprion similis isolate iyDipSimi1 chromosome 8, iyDipSimi1.1, whole genome shotgun sequence:
- the LOC124409955 gene encoding protein diaphanous isoform X4: protein MKCTPCLTNIWNFLELDTLFGRPKKTGRGGGVGGGMSHNTIPRPNSGDDFSEIEQQASIIERMDEETMNDKFEEMLNDMNLTEEKKTPLRQQPDMNKRKMLVMHCKGSIQESRSKFDKPADYIQYLAQPELSVNKIYNCIESLRIALTNNPLSWVQEFGTKGLRQVLATLNECYRNAFICYDSDNRYERIQYECIRCLKAIMNNTVGIKEMLAHHEALTIVARSLEPTKPAVMYEAVKLLGAVCLISSDSHKKVLDAITMNGEFKGKERFLPIVQGLVNKKNENLRVVCLQLINSIISSAEDLDFRLHLRNEIMRVGLADLLIPLEKDTSEDLANHLKILKEHKEEDYEEFVQRFDNVRLELDDVNDCFEVAKNMVMDTPAEPYFLSILQHLLFIRDDALVRPAYYKLIEECVSQIVLHRSGCDPDFSATKRFQIDVQPLIDTLVEKSRAEEEHRLLEMGQKLEEAIASRQEAEAKLQHAETKIKELEQGGARPGGGAKAGGGPPPPPMPGMVGPPPPPMPGMTGPPPPPMPGMGGPPPPPMPGAGGGPPPPPMPGMGGPAPPPLPGMGPPPPPMLGGMAPKLPAGAVQVLPHGLKPKKKWEVEGPLKRANWKAILPQKLSEKSFWVKVQEEKLASPDILSGLAQRFASKPTGKKVDNVIDKSAPTKKVKDLKVLDGKSAQNISILLGGTLKHMSYEEVKICLLRCEGPVISDNVLQGLIQYLPPPDQLTKLQQFRDQYEDLTEAEQFCVTISDIKRLLPRLKSLSFMLHYEELVQDVKPDIVAGTAACEEVKISKKFAKILELILLLGNYMNTGSKNGQAFGFEISFLTKLTSTKDVENKQTLLHYLVDTIERKFPDCANFSDELAHVDRASRVSLENVQRTLRQMDASLRNLEQDLSNARLPQNDNDRFGEVMTPFAKEARKSYEVMQNMFKNMDGLYTDISDFFAFDKQKYTIEEFFGDIKTFKDAFEQARKENAKMRESEEKQRRAREGREKAEAERAARAERKRALVDMNAHEAQEGVMDSLMEALQTGAAFSRPDQRRKRQTRAAGAERRAQLNRSRSRTGLLGRELSTELLSSA, encoded by the exons ATGAAGTGCACGCCGTGTTTAACGAATATATGGAATTTCCTCGAG ctGGACACGTTGTTCGGCCGCCCAAAAAAAACGGGTCGAGGGGGCGGGGTGGGGGGTGGTATGAGCCATAACACCATCCCCCGTCCCAACTCCGGCGATGATTTCAGTGAAATTGAACAGCAGGCATCCATCATAGAGCGGATGGACGAAGAAACTATGAATGACAAGTTTGAAGAGATGTTG AACGACATGAATCTTacggaggagaaaaaaacaccCTTGAGACAGCAGCCGGATATGAATAAGAGGAAGATGTTGGTGATGCACTGTAAAGGCAGCATACAGGAGAGCAGATCAAAGTTCGACAAACCTGCGGACTACATACAGTACCTGGCCCAGCCCGAGTTGAGCGTAAATAAAATCTACAATTGTATAGAATCACTCAGGATCGCTTTAACCAATAACCCACTTAGCTGGGTTCAGGAATTTGGAACCAAGGGACTTAGACAGGTCCTTGCAACCCTCAACGAGTGTTATAGAAA TGCTTTCATATGTTATGATAG TGATAATCGATACGAAAGAATACAGTACGAATGTATTCGCTGCTTGAAAGCGATAATGAACAACACCGTTGGAATCAAGGAGATGCTTGCGCATCACGAAGCTTTAACAATAGTTGCTAGGTCTTTGGAACCAACAAAACCGGCTGTCATGTACGAGGCTGTCAAACTCCTTGGCGCAGTCTGCTTAATTTCCAGTGACAGTCACAAAAAAGTTTTGGACGCAATCACAATGAACGGGGAATTCAAAGGAAAGGAACGGTTTCTACCAATTGTTCAAGGATTGGTCaacaaaaagaatgaaaatttaagg GTCGTCTGTCTACAATTAATAAACTCAATAATCTCATCAGCGGAAGACTTAGACTTCCGGTTACACCTGCGAAACGAAATAATGCGAGTTGGGCTGGCAGACTTGCTGATTCCACTCGAGAAAGACACGTCCGAGGATCTGGCAAATCATTTAAAGATCCTCAAGGAACACAAAGAGGAGGATTATGAAGAGTTTGTTCAAAGATTTGACAACGTTAGGCTTGAGTTAGACGATGTTAACGACTGCTTCGAAGTTGCCAAAAATATGGTAATGGACACACCTGCTGAACCATACTTCCTATCCATCCTTCAGCATCTACTTTTTATCAGGGACGATGCATTAGTTAG ACCAGCGTACTACAAACTCATCGAAGAATGTGTGTCACAAATAGTGTTGCACCGGTCTGGATGCGATCCGGACTTTAGTGCCACCAAACGTTTCCAAATAGACGTGCAGCCGCTAATAGATACTTTGGTTGAAAAATCGCGAGCAGAAGAAGAGCATCGTTTGTTGGAAATGGGTCAGAAGCTTGAGGAGGCTATCGCCAGTAGACAGGAGGCGGAAGCAAAGCTTCAACATGCAGAAACTAAGATCAAGGAACTCGAACAGGGTGGAGCAAGACCCGGAGGTGGAGCT AAAGCCGGCGGTGGTCCACCTCCCCCTCCGATGCCAGGAATGGTCGGGCCGCCTCCGCCTCCAATGCCCGGTATGACTGGGCCTCCACCACCTCCGATGCCTGGCATGGGTGGACCACCTCCACCGCCAATGCCAGGTGCAGGCGGTGGCCCACCACCTCCGCCCATGCCTGGTATGGGGGGCCCAGCACCACCACCTCTCCCAGGTATGGGCCCTCCGCCTCCCCCCATGTTGGGAGGAATGGCACCAAAGCTACCCGCTGGAGCTGTTCAAGTCCTGCCACACGGATTGAAGCCGAAGAAGAAATGGGAAGTGGAAGGTCCTTTGAAGAGAGCGAATTGGAAAGCG atcttacctcaaaaattatcagaaaaatCGTTCTGGGTTAAAGTACAGGAAGAAAAGCTTGCCAGTCCAGATATTTTGAGTGGCTTGGCGCAGAGATTTGCTTCTAAACCGACTGGCAAGAAAGTTGACAATGTCATTGATAA GTCTGCACCAACAAAGAAGGTCAAAGATCTCAAAGTTCTTGACGGCAAATCTGCGCAAAACATTTCAATTCTTCTTGGTGGTACATTAAAGCACATGTCGTACgaagaagtgaaaatttgtttattgagATGCGAGGGTCCCGTTATTTCCGACAATGTATTACAAGGATTAATTCAGTATCTACCTCCACCCGATCAGCTCACTAAACTAcaacaattcagagaccagtaTGAAGACTTGACTGAGGCCGAACAATTCTGCGTTACT ATATCAGATATCAAACGACTGTTACCAAGACTGAAATCACTCAGCTTCATGTTACACTATGAAGAATTAGTTCAGGACGTTAAACCCGATATAGTTGCGGGTACTGCTGCGTGTGAGGAGGTGAAAATCAGCAAAAAGTTTGCTAAAATACTTGAACTGATTCTTTTACTTGGTAATTACATGAATACTGGTTCCAAAAACGGTCAAGCATTTGGGTTCGAAATCAGCTTTCTTACTAAG ttAACGAGTACGAAGGATGTGGAAAACAAGCAAACTTTGCTACATTATCTTGTTGACACCATTGAAAGAAAGTTTCCAGATTGCGCAAACTTTTCAGACGAATTAGCCCATGTAGATAGAGCCAGTCGAGTTTCTTTGGAGAATGTCCAGCGTACTCTTCGCCAGATGGATGCTAGTCTGCGTAATCTGGAACAAGATTTGTCCAATGCTAGACTTCCGCAAAACGACAATGACCGATTTGGAGAAGTTATGACA CCATTTGCAAAAGAAGCACGAAAATCGTATGAAGTGATGCAGAACATGTTTAAAAATATGGATGGTCTTTACACCGATATTTCAGACTTCTTTGCCTTCGACAAGCAAAAATACACTATCGAGGAATTCTTTGGTGATATTAAAACCTTCAAAGATGCTTTCGAG CAAGCACGaaaagaaaatgcaaaaatgcgTGAAAGCGAAGAGAAACAACGGCGGGCACGGGAAGGAAGAGAAAAGGCAGAAGCAGAACGTGCGGCACGTGCTGAAAGAAAACGGGCTTTAGTGGACATGAACGCTCACGAAGCGCAAGAAGGCGTTATGGACAGTCTGATGGAAGCTCTGCAAACTGGAGCTGCGTTCAGTCGACCTGATCAACGTCGCAAACGACAAACTCGTGCTGCTGGTG CGGAAAGAAGAGCACAACTAAATAGGAGCCGATCACGTACAGGATTATTAGGAAGAGAACTATCAAC ggAACTCTTGAGCTCAGCGTAG
- the LOC124409955 gene encoding protein diaphanous isoform X5, translating to MTSRKDKTASGFLDTLFGRPKKTGRGGGVGGGMSHNTIPRPNSGDDFSEIEQQASIIERMDEETMNDKFEEMLNDMNLTEEKKTPLRQQPDMNKRKMLVMHCKGSIQESRSKFDKPADYIQYLAQPELSVNKIYNCIESLRIALTNNPLSWVQEFGTKGLRQVLATLNECYRNAFICYDSDNRYERIQYECIRCLKAIMNNTVGIKEMLAHHEALTIVARSLEPTKPAVMYEAVKLLGAVCLISSDSHKKVLDAITMNGEFKGKERFLPIVQGLVNKKNENLRVVCLQLINSIISSAEDLDFRLHLRNEIMRVGLADLLIPLEKDTSEDLANHLKILKEHKEEDYEEFVQRFDNVRLELDDVNDCFEVAKNMVMDTPAEPYFLSILQHLLFIRDDALVRPAYYKLIEECVSQIVLHRSGCDPDFSATKRFQIDVQPLIDTLVEKSRAEEEHRLLEMGQKLEEAIASRQEAEAKLQHAETKIKELEQGGARPGGGAKAGGGPPPPPMPGMVGPPPPPMPGMTGPPPPPMPGMGGPPPPPMPGAGGGPPPPPMPGMGGPAPPPLPGMGPPPPPMLGGMAPKLPAGAVQVLPHGLKPKKKWEVEGPLKRANWKAILPQKLSEKSFWVKVQEEKLASPDILSGLAQRFASKPTGKKVDNVIDKSAPTKKVKDLKVLDGKSAQNISILLGGTLKHMSYEEVKICLLRCEGPVISDNVLQGLIQYLPPPDQLTKLQQFRDQYEDLTEAEQFCVTISDIKRLLPRLKSLSFMLHYEELVQDVKPDIVAGTAACEEVKISKKFAKILELILLLGNYMNTGSKNGQAFGFEISFLTKLTSTKDVENKQTLLHYLVDTIERKFPDCANFSDELAHVDRASRVSLENVQRTLRQMDASLRNLEQDLSNARLPQNDNDRFGEVMTPFAKEARKSYEVMQNMFKNMDGLYTDISDFFAFDKQKYTIEEFFGDIKTFKDAFEQARKENAKMRESEEKQRRAREGREKAEAERAARAERKRALVDMNAHEAQEGVMDSLMEALQTGAAFSRPDQRRKRQTRAAGAERRAQLNRSRSRTGLLGRELSTELLSSA from the exons ctGGACACGTTGTTCGGCCGCCCAAAAAAAACGGGTCGAGGGGGCGGGGTGGGGGGTGGTATGAGCCATAACACCATCCCCCGTCCCAACTCCGGCGATGATTTCAGTGAAATTGAACAGCAGGCATCCATCATAGAGCGGATGGACGAAGAAACTATGAATGACAAGTTTGAAGAGATGTTG AACGACATGAATCTTacggaggagaaaaaaacaccCTTGAGACAGCAGCCGGATATGAATAAGAGGAAGATGTTGGTGATGCACTGTAAAGGCAGCATACAGGAGAGCAGATCAAAGTTCGACAAACCTGCGGACTACATACAGTACCTGGCCCAGCCCGAGTTGAGCGTAAATAAAATCTACAATTGTATAGAATCACTCAGGATCGCTTTAACCAATAACCCACTTAGCTGGGTTCAGGAATTTGGAACCAAGGGACTTAGACAGGTCCTTGCAACCCTCAACGAGTGTTATAGAAA TGCTTTCATATGTTATGATAG TGATAATCGATACGAAAGAATACAGTACGAATGTATTCGCTGCTTGAAAGCGATAATGAACAACACCGTTGGAATCAAGGAGATGCTTGCGCATCACGAAGCTTTAACAATAGTTGCTAGGTCTTTGGAACCAACAAAACCGGCTGTCATGTACGAGGCTGTCAAACTCCTTGGCGCAGTCTGCTTAATTTCCAGTGACAGTCACAAAAAAGTTTTGGACGCAATCACAATGAACGGGGAATTCAAAGGAAAGGAACGGTTTCTACCAATTGTTCAAGGATTGGTCaacaaaaagaatgaaaatttaagg GTCGTCTGTCTACAATTAATAAACTCAATAATCTCATCAGCGGAAGACTTAGACTTCCGGTTACACCTGCGAAACGAAATAATGCGAGTTGGGCTGGCAGACTTGCTGATTCCACTCGAGAAAGACACGTCCGAGGATCTGGCAAATCATTTAAAGATCCTCAAGGAACACAAAGAGGAGGATTATGAAGAGTTTGTTCAAAGATTTGACAACGTTAGGCTTGAGTTAGACGATGTTAACGACTGCTTCGAAGTTGCCAAAAATATGGTAATGGACACACCTGCTGAACCATACTTCCTATCCATCCTTCAGCATCTACTTTTTATCAGGGACGATGCATTAGTTAG ACCAGCGTACTACAAACTCATCGAAGAATGTGTGTCACAAATAGTGTTGCACCGGTCTGGATGCGATCCGGACTTTAGTGCCACCAAACGTTTCCAAATAGACGTGCAGCCGCTAATAGATACTTTGGTTGAAAAATCGCGAGCAGAAGAAGAGCATCGTTTGTTGGAAATGGGTCAGAAGCTTGAGGAGGCTATCGCCAGTAGACAGGAGGCGGAAGCAAAGCTTCAACATGCAGAAACTAAGATCAAGGAACTCGAACAGGGTGGAGCAAGACCCGGAGGTGGAGCT AAAGCCGGCGGTGGTCCACCTCCCCCTCCGATGCCAGGAATGGTCGGGCCGCCTCCGCCTCCAATGCCCGGTATGACTGGGCCTCCACCACCTCCGATGCCTGGCATGGGTGGACCACCTCCACCGCCAATGCCAGGTGCAGGCGGTGGCCCACCACCTCCGCCCATGCCTGGTATGGGGGGCCCAGCACCACCACCTCTCCCAGGTATGGGCCCTCCGCCTCCCCCCATGTTGGGAGGAATGGCACCAAAGCTACCCGCTGGAGCTGTTCAAGTCCTGCCACACGGATTGAAGCCGAAGAAGAAATGGGAAGTGGAAGGTCCTTTGAAGAGAGCGAATTGGAAAGCG atcttacctcaaaaattatcagaaaaatCGTTCTGGGTTAAAGTACAGGAAGAAAAGCTTGCCAGTCCAGATATTTTGAGTGGCTTGGCGCAGAGATTTGCTTCTAAACCGACTGGCAAGAAAGTTGACAATGTCATTGATAA GTCTGCACCAACAAAGAAGGTCAAAGATCTCAAAGTTCTTGACGGCAAATCTGCGCAAAACATTTCAATTCTTCTTGGTGGTACATTAAAGCACATGTCGTACgaagaagtgaaaatttgtttattgagATGCGAGGGTCCCGTTATTTCCGACAATGTATTACAAGGATTAATTCAGTATCTACCTCCACCCGATCAGCTCACTAAACTAcaacaattcagagaccagtaTGAAGACTTGACTGAGGCCGAACAATTCTGCGTTACT ATATCAGATATCAAACGACTGTTACCAAGACTGAAATCACTCAGCTTCATGTTACACTATGAAGAATTAGTTCAGGACGTTAAACCCGATATAGTTGCGGGTACTGCTGCGTGTGAGGAGGTGAAAATCAGCAAAAAGTTTGCTAAAATACTTGAACTGATTCTTTTACTTGGTAATTACATGAATACTGGTTCCAAAAACGGTCAAGCATTTGGGTTCGAAATCAGCTTTCTTACTAAG ttAACGAGTACGAAGGATGTGGAAAACAAGCAAACTTTGCTACATTATCTTGTTGACACCATTGAAAGAAAGTTTCCAGATTGCGCAAACTTTTCAGACGAATTAGCCCATGTAGATAGAGCCAGTCGAGTTTCTTTGGAGAATGTCCAGCGTACTCTTCGCCAGATGGATGCTAGTCTGCGTAATCTGGAACAAGATTTGTCCAATGCTAGACTTCCGCAAAACGACAATGACCGATTTGGAGAAGTTATGACA CCATTTGCAAAAGAAGCACGAAAATCGTATGAAGTGATGCAGAACATGTTTAAAAATATGGATGGTCTTTACACCGATATTTCAGACTTCTTTGCCTTCGACAAGCAAAAATACACTATCGAGGAATTCTTTGGTGATATTAAAACCTTCAAAGATGCTTTCGAG CAAGCACGaaaagaaaatgcaaaaatgcgTGAAAGCGAAGAGAAACAACGGCGGGCACGGGAAGGAAGAGAAAAGGCAGAAGCAGAACGTGCGGCACGTGCTGAAAGAAAACGGGCTTTAGTGGACATGAACGCTCACGAAGCGCAAGAAGGCGTTATGGACAGTCTGATGGAAGCTCTGCAAACTGGAGCTGCGTTCAGTCGACCTGATCAACGTCGCAAACGACAAACTCGTGCTGCTGGTG CGGAAAGAAGAGCACAACTAAATAGGAGCCGATCACGTACAGGATTATTAGGAAGAGAACTATCAAC ggAACTCTTGAGCTCAGCGTAG
- the LOC124409955 gene encoding protein diaphanous isoform X3: MSGSIKRRMSWYQKAESGMRLDTLFGRPKKTGRGGGVGGGMSHNTIPRPNSGDDFSEIEQQASIIERMDEETMNDKFEEMLNDMNLTEEKKTPLRQQPDMNKRKMLVMHCKGSIQESRSKFDKPADYIQYLAQPELSVNKIYNCIESLRIALTNNPLSWVQEFGTKGLRQVLATLNECYRNAFICYDSDNRYERIQYECIRCLKAIMNNTVGIKEMLAHHEALTIVARSLEPTKPAVMYEAVKLLGAVCLISSDSHKKVLDAITMNGEFKGKERFLPIVQGLVNKKNENLRVVCLQLINSIISSAEDLDFRLHLRNEIMRVGLADLLIPLEKDTSEDLANHLKILKEHKEEDYEEFVQRFDNVRLELDDVNDCFEVAKNMVMDTPAEPYFLSILQHLLFIRDDALVRPAYYKLIEECVSQIVLHRSGCDPDFSATKRFQIDVQPLIDTLVEKSRAEEEHRLLEMGQKLEEAIASRQEAEAKLQHAETKIKELEQGGARPGGGAKAGGGPPPPPMPGMVGPPPPPMPGMTGPPPPPMPGMGGPPPPPMPGAGGGPPPPPMPGMGGPAPPPLPGMGPPPPPMLGGMAPKLPAGAVQVLPHGLKPKKKWEVEGPLKRANWKAILPQKLSEKSFWVKVQEEKLASPDILSGLAQRFASKPTGKKVDNVIDKSAPTKKVKDLKVLDGKSAQNISILLGGTLKHMSYEEVKICLLRCEGPVISDNVLQGLIQYLPPPDQLTKLQQFRDQYEDLTEAEQFCVTISDIKRLLPRLKSLSFMLHYEELVQDVKPDIVAGTAACEEVKISKKFAKILELILLLGNYMNTGSKNGQAFGFEISFLTKLTSTKDVENKQTLLHYLVDTIERKFPDCANFSDELAHVDRASRVSLENVQRTLRQMDASLRNLEQDLSNARLPQNDNDRFGEVMTPFAKEARKSYEVMQNMFKNMDGLYTDISDFFAFDKQKYTIEEFFGDIKTFKDAFEQARKENAKMRESEEKQRRAREGREKAEAERAARAERKRALVDMNAHEAQEGVMDSLMEALQTGAAFSRPDQRRKRQTRAAGAERRAQLNRSRSRTGLLGRELSTELLSSA; this comes from the exons ctGGACACGTTGTTCGGCCGCCCAAAAAAAACGGGTCGAGGGGGCGGGGTGGGGGGTGGTATGAGCCATAACACCATCCCCCGTCCCAACTCCGGCGATGATTTCAGTGAAATTGAACAGCAGGCATCCATCATAGAGCGGATGGACGAAGAAACTATGAATGACAAGTTTGAAGAGATGTTG AACGACATGAATCTTacggaggagaaaaaaacaccCTTGAGACAGCAGCCGGATATGAATAAGAGGAAGATGTTGGTGATGCACTGTAAAGGCAGCATACAGGAGAGCAGATCAAAGTTCGACAAACCTGCGGACTACATACAGTACCTGGCCCAGCCCGAGTTGAGCGTAAATAAAATCTACAATTGTATAGAATCACTCAGGATCGCTTTAACCAATAACCCACTTAGCTGGGTTCAGGAATTTGGAACCAAGGGACTTAGACAGGTCCTTGCAACCCTCAACGAGTGTTATAGAAA TGCTTTCATATGTTATGATAG TGATAATCGATACGAAAGAATACAGTACGAATGTATTCGCTGCTTGAAAGCGATAATGAACAACACCGTTGGAATCAAGGAGATGCTTGCGCATCACGAAGCTTTAACAATAGTTGCTAGGTCTTTGGAACCAACAAAACCGGCTGTCATGTACGAGGCTGTCAAACTCCTTGGCGCAGTCTGCTTAATTTCCAGTGACAGTCACAAAAAAGTTTTGGACGCAATCACAATGAACGGGGAATTCAAAGGAAAGGAACGGTTTCTACCAATTGTTCAAGGATTGGTCaacaaaaagaatgaaaatttaagg GTCGTCTGTCTACAATTAATAAACTCAATAATCTCATCAGCGGAAGACTTAGACTTCCGGTTACACCTGCGAAACGAAATAATGCGAGTTGGGCTGGCAGACTTGCTGATTCCACTCGAGAAAGACACGTCCGAGGATCTGGCAAATCATTTAAAGATCCTCAAGGAACACAAAGAGGAGGATTATGAAGAGTTTGTTCAAAGATTTGACAACGTTAGGCTTGAGTTAGACGATGTTAACGACTGCTTCGAAGTTGCCAAAAATATGGTAATGGACACACCTGCTGAACCATACTTCCTATCCATCCTTCAGCATCTACTTTTTATCAGGGACGATGCATTAGTTAG ACCAGCGTACTACAAACTCATCGAAGAATGTGTGTCACAAATAGTGTTGCACCGGTCTGGATGCGATCCGGACTTTAGTGCCACCAAACGTTTCCAAATAGACGTGCAGCCGCTAATAGATACTTTGGTTGAAAAATCGCGAGCAGAAGAAGAGCATCGTTTGTTGGAAATGGGTCAGAAGCTTGAGGAGGCTATCGCCAGTAGACAGGAGGCGGAAGCAAAGCTTCAACATGCAGAAACTAAGATCAAGGAACTCGAACAGGGTGGAGCAAGACCCGGAGGTGGAGCT AAAGCCGGCGGTGGTCCACCTCCCCCTCCGATGCCAGGAATGGTCGGGCCGCCTCCGCCTCCAATGCCCGGTATGACTGGGCCTCCACCACCTCCGATGCCTGGCATGGGTGGACCACCTCCACCGCCAATGCCAGGTGCAGGCGGTGGCCCACCACCTCCGCCCATGCCTGGTATGGGGGGCCCAGCACCACCACCTCTCCCAGGTATGGGCCCTCCGCCTCCCCCCATGTTGGGAGGAATGGCACCAAAGCTACCCGCTGGAGCTGTTCAAGTCCTGCCACACGGATTGAAGCCGAAGAAGAAATGGGAAGTGGAAGGTCCTTTGAAGAGAGCGAATTGGAAAGCG atcttacctcaaaaattatcagaaaaatCGTTCTGGGTTAAAGTACAGGAAGAAAAGCTTGCCAGTCCAGATATTTTGAGTGGCTTGGCGCAGAGATTTGCTTCTAAACCGACTGGCAAGAAAGTTGACAATGTCATTGATAA GTCTGCACCAACAAAGAAGGTCAAAGATCTCAAAGTTCTTGACGGCAAATCTGCGCAAAACATTTCAATTCTTCTTGGTGGTACATTAAAGCACATGTCGTACgaagaagtgaaaatttgtttattgagATGCGAGGGTCCCGTTATTTCCGACAATGTATTACAAGGATTAATTCAGTATCTACCTCCACCCGATCAGCTCACTAAACTAcaacaattcagagaccagtaTGAAGACTTGACTGAGGCCGAACAATTCTGCGTTACT ATATCAGATATCAAACGACTGTTACCAAGACTGAAATCACTCAGCTTCATGTTACACTATGAAGAATTAGTTCAGGACGTTAAACCCGATATAGTTGCGGGTACTGCTGCGTGTGAGGAGGTGAAAATCAGCAAAAAGTTTGCTAAAATACTTGAACTGATTCTTTTACTTGGTAATTACATGAATACTGGTTCCAAAAACGGTCAAGCATTTGGGTTCGAAATCAGCTTTCTTACTAAG ttAACGAGTACGAAGGATGTGGAAAACAAGCAAACTTTGCTACATTATCTTGTTGACACCATTGAAAGAAAGTTTCCAGATTGCGCAAACTTTTCAGACGAATTAGCCCATGTAGATAGAGCCAGTCGAGTTTCTTTGGAGAATGTCCAGCGTACTCTTCGCCAGATGGATGCTAGTCTGCGTAATCTGGAACAAGATTTGTCCAATGCTAGACTTCCGCAAAACGACAATGACCGATTTGGAGAAGTTATGACA CCATTTGCAAAAGAAGCACGAAAATCGTATGAAGTGATGCAGAACATGTTTAAAAATATGGATGGTCTTTACACCGATATTTCAGACTTCTTTGCCTTCGACAAGCAAAAATACACTATCGAGGAATTCTTTGGTGATATTAAAACCTTCAAAGATGCTTTCGAG CAAGCACGaaaagaaaatgcaaaaatgcgTGAAAGCGAAGAGAAACAACGGCGGGCACGGGAAGGAAGAGAAAAGGCAGAAGCAGAACGTGCGGCACGTGCTGAAAGAAAACGGGCTTTAGTGGACATGAACGCTCACGAAGCGCAAGAAGGCGTTATGGACAGTCTGATGGAAGCTCTGCAAACTGGAGCTGCGTTCAGTCGACCTGATCAACGTCGCAAACGACAAACTCGTGCTGCTGGTG CGGAAAGAAGAGCACAACTAAATAGGAGCCGATCACGTACAGGATTATTAGGAAGAGAACTATCAAC ggAACTCTTGAGCTCAGCGTAG